In Aureibaculum algae, the following are encoded in one genomic region:
- a CDS encoding DUF4369 domain-containing protein, giving the protein MKYLILIIILTCSLFSCDKNYINNEENSFYIFGKFDTISDSTKVFLKIQESNKIIPIDTVYIINNAFQFNGEITKPEVFGIYIDNIKGSIGLFIQNDSVFIDVDKNRLSNSIIKGSELNDDYLDFVKKSNEIISRTNYLFPLFQKARTENDFKSLNEINKKMEAIHQENISFVLNYAKDNSDSYIAAFALKTLLRDKSISVDTIASIYNNFSHDVKKGDFAIEILLYLESQEALNNIDN; this is encoded by the coding sequence ATGAAATATTTGATATTAATTATCATTCTTACATGTTCACTTTTTTCTTGTGATAAAAACTATATTAATAATGAAGAAAATAGTTTTTACATTTTTGGCAAGTTTGATACTATTTCTGACAGTACAAAAGTATTTTTAAAAATTCAAGAATCAAATAAAATTATTCCAATTGACACCGTTTACATTATAAATAACGCCTTTCAATTTAACGGTGAAATAACTAAACCTGAAGTTTTTGGTATTTATATAGATAATATAAAAGGTTCAATTGGCCTATTTATTCAAAATGATAGTGTTTTTATAGATGTAGATAAAAATAGGTTAAGTAACTCTATTATTAAAGGTTCTGAATTGAATGATGACTATTTAGATTTTGTAAAAAAATCAAATGAAATAATTTCAAGAACCAATTATCTATTCCCACTTTTCCAAAAAGCGAGAACCGAAAATGATTTTAAAAGTTTAAATGAAATCAATAAAAAAATGGAAGCAATCCATCAAGAGAATATATCTTTTGTATTAAATTACGCAAAAGACAATTCAGATTCTTATATCGCTGCTTTTGCATTAAAAACATTATTAAGGGATAAATCTATTTCTGTAGATACCATTGCGTCAATTTATAATAATTTTTCGCACGACGTTAAAAAGGGAGATTTCGCGATAGAAATATTATTATATCTAGAAAGTCAAGAAGCATTAAACAACATTGACAATTAA
- a CDS encoding carboxypeptidase-like regulatory domain-containing protein: MKNNTFFYIIFLLSSVGFAQQERITIYGNIKSDGAELENIHILNKNSKKGSITNSKGEFTIETKEKDTLVITGIQFYYLEIPITNNHISNKLLSVDLFQKTNELDEVEIKHNLTANMTVDSDEIKIAKNVKDGVLDFSKIDLNMVDVKMDASSRSRTSSDDQLMPNMNPNLIAIATLLFKPIVKELSKIGATKRNIKKLDRRYTNEVIAAPENIRLDFGDVFFTETLKIPTSHIEEFIATCSPKGIARLYADDKKIEIIDILISESKIYLEKIKTKN; this comes from the coding sequence ATGAAGAATAACACTTTTTTCTACATTATATTTTTGTTAAGCAGTGTTGGCTTTGCTCAGCAAGAAAGAATTACCATTTATGGAAACATTAAAAGTGATGGTGCAGAACTTGAAAATATACATATACTTAATAAAAATTCAAAAAAAGGAAGCATAACCAATTCTAAAGGTGAATTTACTATAGAAACTAAAGAAAAGGACACCTTAGTCATTACTGGTATTCAATTTTATTATTTAGAGATCCCAATTACAAATAATCATATTAGCAATAAATTACTGAGTGTAGATTTATTTCAGAAAACCAATGAATTGGATGAAGTCGAAATTAAACATAACCTTACAGCAAATATGACTGTTGATTCCGATGAAATCAAAATTGCAAAAAATGTGAAAGATGGAGTTCTTGATTTTTCAAAAATAGACCTAAATATGGTCGATGTTAAAATGGACGCATCCTCCAGAAGTAGAACTTCAAGTGATGATCAATTAATGCCTAACATGAACCCAAATCTTATCGCGATAGCGACTTTATTATTTAAACCAATTGTAAAGGAGCTCTCAAAAATTGGTGCAACAAAAAGGAATATTAAAAAATTAGATAGACGTTATACCAATGAAGTAATTGCTGCCCCTGAAAATATCAGACTTGATTTTGGAGATGTTTTCTTTACAGAAACGTTGAAGATACCAACAAGTCATATAGAGGAATTTATAGCTACTTGCTCACCAAAAGGCATAGCAAGATTATATGCAGATGATAAAAAAATTGAAATTATTGATATACTAATATCGGAAAGTAAAATTTATCTCGAAAAAATTAAAACGAAGAATTAA
- the pepE gene encoding dipeptidase PepE, whose amino-acid sequence MKKLILASTSTIYGSGYLEYLLPTLKSFFKGHKNLLFVPYARPSGISYEAYTKIVSEAFKKIDINVVGIHTFNDKQKAIEKADGIFVGGGNTFVLVNELYNQDLIEVLKNTIDNGTPYLGTSAGSNIASLTMQMTNDMPIVYPPSYKTLGCIPLNINAHYLDPDPTSKHKGETRETRIKEFHTYNKIPVIGLREGSWLQVDGNEVVLKGGLTARWFVKDKEPIEIETNHPIVI is encoded by the coding sequence ATGAAAAAATTAATCTTAGCAAGTACATCAACAATTTATGGGAGTGGGTATCTTGAATATCTATTACCAACATTGAAATCCTTTTTTAAAGGTCATAAAAACCTTTTATTCGTTCCTTATGCAAGACCCAGTGGCATTAGCTATGAGGCATATACTAAAATAGTTTCAGAAGCTTTTAAAAAGATTGATATTAATGTTGTTGGTATACATACTTTTAATGACAAACAAAAAGCAATTGAAAAGGCAGATGGAATTTTTGTAGGTGGTGGCAATACTTTTGTATTGGTTAATGAATTATATAACCAAGATCTGATTGAGGTTTTAAAAAACACTATTGATAATGGAACGCCCTATTTAGGTACAAGTGCAGGGAGCAATATTGCAAGTTTAACGATGCAGATGACTAATGATATGCCAATAGTATATCCACCAAGTTATAAAACTTTAGGATGTATTCCTTTAAATATTAATGCCCATTACTTAGATCCAGATCCAACTTCAAAGCACAAAGGAGAAACTAGAGAAACAAGGATAAAAGAATTTCATACCTATAATAAAATTCCTGTTATTGGCTTAAGAGAGGGGAGTTGGTTACAAGTTGATGGAAATGAAGTTGTATTAAAGGGAGGTTTAACTGCGAGATGGTTTGTGAAAGATAAAGAACCAATTGAGATTGAAACTAATCATCCAATTGTTATTTAA
- a CDS encoding PIG-L family deacetylase, whose protein sequence is MKKKYFILSVFALVVIAFILFYAHNKRISIYNYDTTLDYKYNFDNGSAQIYNLKVKHDSIKIPIIKNKNVSTFLKVNLKSTLLGKFSQPKINIYFNDKVISEHFEIGSKGVRYLNISDVLNTNINTNKIKINTQNTKLINDDVSLYVFKNSTLKDKNILVLAPHPDDAEIAAYGLYTTYPKNTYIVTVTAGDAGEFKYDEIYKDSLTHYLQKGKLRTWNSLTVPLLGNIQSENILNLGYFNEALAAMHANDTALVKTHFTKTYDINSFRKQNISKLLDSVKGTSRWISLVNDLTFLLDTIKPDIIVTPSPNLDRHLDHQFTTIALFDAIKKTGMNKGQLFLYTNHLPKSESYPYGNMGEPVTLPPNFDTSLYFESIYSFPMPLRLQKEKIFALDAMNDIRLDTDYLDSKKTFVYALKILKRNTIGPQNDYFRRSVRSNELFFVIPINKISKIKF, encoded by the coding sequence ATGAAAAAAAAATATTTTATTCTATCCGTATTTGCTTTAGTTGTTATTGCCTTTATTTTATTTTACGCACATAATAAAAGAATATCAATATATAATTACGATACTACTTTAGATTATAAATATAATTTTGACAATGGCAGTGCACAAATATATAATTTGAAAGTAAAGCATGATTCTATTAAAATACCTATTATTAAAAATAAAAATGTTTCAACATTTTTAAAAGTCAATTTAAAATCAACACTCTTAGGTAAATTTTCTCAGCCAAAAATAAATATTTATTTTAATGATAAAGTAATTTCAGAACATTTTGAAATTGGTTCTAAAGGGGTGCGTTATTTAAATATAAGTGATGTTTTAAATACTAATATTAATACTAATAAAATAAAAATAAATACACAAAACACTAAGTTAATAAATGATGATGTCTCCTTATATGTCTTTAAAAATAGCACTTTAAAAGATAAAAATATTTTGGTTCTTGCACCACATCCTGATGATGCTGAAATTGCGGCTTATGGATTGTATACTACTTATCCAAAAAACACGTATATAGTGACCGTAACCGCGGGTGATGCGGGCGAATTTAAATACGACGAAATATACAAAGACAGTCTAACTCATTATTTACAAAAAGGAAAATTACGCACTTGGAATAGCTTAACTGTGCCTTTGTTAGGTAATATTCAATCTGAAAATATTTTAAATCTAGGTTATTTCAACGAAGCTTTGGCCGCAATGCACGCAAATGATACGGCTTTAGTAAAAACACATTTCACTAAGACTTATGATATTAATTCTTTTCGAAAACAAAATATTAGCAAATTGCTAGATAGTGTTAAAGGAACTTCTCGCTGGATCTCTTTAGTGAATGATTTAACCTTTTTATTAGATACCATCAAGCCCGATATAATTGTCACACCATCCCCAAATTTAGATAGGCATTTAGATCATCAATTTACAACCATCGCGTTATTCGATGCTATAAAAAAAACAGGTATGAATAAAGGTCAATTATTTTTATATACAAACCATTTACCTAAAAGTGAATCTTATCCATATGGTAACATGGGCGAACCTGTAACTCTACCTCCAAATTTTGACACATCTCTTTATTTTGAAAGTATTTACTCTTTCCCCATGCCTTTACGCTTACAGAAAGAGAAGATATTTGCTTTAGATGCGATGAACGATATTAGATTGGATACTGATTACCTCGATTCAAAAAAAACATTTGTTTATGCATTAAAGATATTGAAAAGAAATACAATAGGACCTCAAAACGATTACTTTAGAAGGTCTGTACGTTCTAATGAATTATTTTTTGTAATACCAATAAACAAAATTTCTAAAATAAAGTTTTAA
- a CDS encoding Gfo/Idh/MocA family protein encodes MKNFALIGAAGYIAPRHLKAIKDTKNNLIAAYDKFDSVGIMDSYFPNADFFVEFERFDRHIEKLKRQRDINLDYVSICTPNYLHDAHIRMALRRDAHAICEKPLVLNPWNIDALSDIEKATQKKVYSILQLRLHESIIALKRKIENGPKDKIYDVDLTYLTSRGHWYYTSWKGDDSKSGGIASNIGVHFYDMLSWVFGDVKENRVHLHNHDRASGYLEFEKARVRWFLSIDYNVIPDEVKETGQRTYRSITVDGEEIEFSGGFTELHTKSYEDILNGNGFGLQDARQSIEIVQKIRNSEISPLTGDYHPFAKKENAKHPFRNGNTY; translated from the coding sequence ATGAAAAATTTTGCCCTTATAGGAGCAGCAGGATATATTGCTCCGAGACATTTGAAAGCTATAAAAGATACTAAAAATAATCTAATTGCGGCTTACGATAAGTTTGATTCTGTTGGAATCATGGACAGTTATTTCCCAAATGCAGACTTTTTTGTTGAGTTTGAGAGGTTTGATCGTCATATCGAGAAATTAAAACGGCAAAGAGATATTAATCTAGATTATGTTAGTATTTGTACACCTAATTATTTGCATGATGCTCACATAAGGATGGCATTGAGACGAGATGCACATGCCATTTGTGAAAAACCATTGGTATTAAATCCTTGGAATATAGATGCTCTTTCCGATATTGAAAAGGCTACACAAAAAAAAGTGTATTCTATTTTACAATTAAGATTACATGAAAGTATCATAGCTTTAAAAAGAAAAATAGAGAATGGTCCTAAAGATAAAATTTACGATGTAGATTTAACATATTTAACCTCAAGAGGACATTGGTATTACACTTCTTGGAAAGGAGATGATTCTAAATCTGGAGGAATAGCATCTAATATAGGAGTTCATTTTTATGATATGCTATCTTGGGTTTTTGGTGATGTAAAAGAGAATAGAGTGCATCTACATAATCATGATAGGGCTTCTGGTTATTTAGAATTTGAAAAAGCTAGAGTTCGTTGGTTCTTGTCAATAGATTATAATGTTATTCCCGATGAAGTTAAAGAAACAGGTCAACGTACGTATCGTTCGATTACAGTTGATGGCGAAGAGATTGAGTTTAGTGGAGGGTTTACAGAATTACATACTAAAAGTTACGAAGATATACTTAATGGTAATGGATTTGGCTTACAAGACGCCAGACAATCAATTGAAATTGTTCAAAAAATAAGAAATTCTGAAATTTCACCGCTAACAGGAGATTACCATCCTTTTGCAAAAAAAGAAAATGCAAAACACCCTTTTAGAAATGGAAATACATATTAA
- a CDS encoding T9SS type A sorting domain-containing protein, with protein sequence MTKKLLLYISIVFLTNILFANTPPTIFNFRIDSSEPDKVYFDSDKPISGSNTVGFTISNKSITGITISEGQLSNHYITVSNKFTFWDNNTIRYEGGSDISDSSNNGLIEFTLSYIKNNIPEPEANDDRYVTTFASGGGDGKSESSSWTLEEAFDKANAGITVWIKAGNYGNQNLSLYNDGTAVSPLKFIGYKNSPGDITKNYYDYGKTWSTSEMPTLTGQSASNGHAIQLRGANFVVFRNMQIKNYQFGIRGNNSKNSNLVFQRINGHTFGKDLKTGNDINASFIAFTTYSSGSGERPWTSNNNMKVLDCRNVNSSMAGFTMFGDGNNLIDGTKSYNDRTGQYARADYHISVNGHNNIVRNCYAENFNNTESNGSTHGIGVRGSSNLNNTYNLIEKSKAFNLQEAFYIRNYGCEYNVIKDVYVGNNGASSYEDRGGVWIWGGSNFNIIERAIVENVDFGIGFFDNAEEGNIKDNTIGHDNIIRNSVFKNTKYSIYVQSQNPSNTISLLKNNMILNCTFDNSKYFFRNIYSNVQNLEIINCNISNISGAVATYGNNSTLSGLIFENSNFWNSWGVPQGSGNTKLDPKYLGENDLRLSPESPEEIREGGLIVPEVKFDIEKKVRKGAYSIGAYQYGNNTTGYIEVNAGVDIEICEGNSTILTAIGEGTVLWSTGETSNSISVSPEETTLYTVTLTNGDNVGTDDVIVTVNGAASVSLEDDKTICEGTDVTLTAIGEGDFLWSTGETTESITVSPSETTTYTVTASTACDSIATDSIVINVNEKLNLNAGEDIGICASSEVTLTAQGNGSLLWSTGETTQSIKVSPSETTTYSVTATLGDCSVTDEVIVSIVENPEISLGDDKTICEGDEVILYAQGSGVVLWNTGETTQSISVSPLVTTEYSVVSTINCGDTSVSVSDTLVVKVNEIVNLTTTEDMQICNGSNIVLTAESNSDVLWSTGETTSSINVSPSETQTYSVTAGNGLCSKTEEITITVTESASVSLGEDITICYDEEVSLTAHGNGDFLWSTGETSATIKVNPLETTTYSVSATSACGDTVMDEIVVNVNKELIVDAGENKSICVGETVTLTANGNGNYLWSTGETTKSITVSPTKPDTYWVSNSEGDCSVSDEVFVDVQKAASVSLVEDFTICSGEVVTLIATGHGDYLWSTGATTSSISVQPMETTTYSISASSNACTAHAVDEITIYVNESVMADAGNDVSIEPGDSYTLTASGGNSYLWSTGETTASILVQPEATTVYSVEVGNGTSCSGTDDVTVTVQNIPLTINEGEDIIICKGDELILNARGSSNYLWNTGDVGTAITVNPNTTTTYTVSAQKNGNLETVDVVVTVEDCSSKRSVDYSIYPNPTDGLVNINIPSQKEGVELIVSAINGKIVFRSEVKSDKNGIFTQINLSHLSNGIYLIKMISDSFNQTKKIILL encoded by the coding sequence ATGACGAAAAAATTACTTTTATATATTAGTATTGTATTCCTTACTAATATTTTATTCGCTAATACACCACCCACAATTTTTAATTTTAGAATAGACTCATCTGAACCTGACAAGGTATATTTTGATAGTGACAAACCTATTTCAGGTAGTAATACTGTTGGTTTTACAATCAGTAATAAATCAATTACTGGAATTACAATTAGTGAAGGACAATTGTCGAATCATTATATAACCGTTTCCAATAAATTTACCTTTTGGGATAATAATACAATTAGATACGAAGGAGGTAGTGATATATCAGATAGTAGTAATAATGGTCTTATTGAATTTACCTTATCATATATTAAGAATAATATCCCTGAACCAGAAGCAAATGACGATAGGTATGTTACTACTTTTGCCTCTGGAGGTGGAGACGGAAAGTCTGAAAGTTCTTCTTGGACCTTGGAGGAAGCGTTTGACAAAGCAAATGCTGGAATTACGGTATGGATAAAAGCAGGAAATTATGGCAATCAAAATTTGTCACTCTACAATGATGGAACAGCAGTTAGTCCTTTAAAATTTATCGGATATAAAAACTCACCTGGAGATATTACTAAAAATTATTACGATTATGGTAAAACTTGGAGCACAAGTGAAATGCCAACATTAACGGGGCAGTCGGCTTCAAATGGACATGCCATTCAATTAAGGGGGGCTAATTTTGTTGTGTTTAGGAACATGCAAATTAAAAATTATCAATTTGGCATTAGAGGAAATAATTCAAAAAATAGCAATTTAGTTTTCCAAAGAATAAATGGCCATACATTTGGAAAAGATTTAAAAACAGGAAATGATATAAATGCATCTTTTATTGCATTTACAACATATTCTTCGGGTTCAGGAGAAAGACCATGGACATCGAATAATAATATGAAAGTTTTAGATTGTAGAAATGTAAATTCTTCAATGGCTGGTTTTACAATGTTTGGTGATGGAAATAACCTAATTGATGGAACTAAGTCCTATAATGATAGAACAGGGCAATATGCAAGAGCAGATTATCATATAAGTGTAAATGGGCATAATAATATTGTCAGAAATTGTTATGCTGAAAATTTCAACAATACTGAATCGAACGGAAGTACACACGGAATTGGAGTTAGAGGTTCTTCAAATTTAAATAACACTTATAATTTAATTGAAAAAAGTAAGGCATTTAATTTACAAGAAGCTTTCTATATTAGGAATTATGGGTGTGAGTACAATGTCATAAAAGATGTGTATGTAGGTAATAACGGAGCTTCAAGTTATGAAGATCGCGGGGGAGTTTGGATTTGGGGAGGCTCAAATTTTAATATAATTGAAAGAGCCATAGTAGAAAATGTAGATTTTGGGATTGGTTTTTTTGACAATGCAGAAGAGGGTAATATAAAGGACAATACAATTGGGCATGATAATATTATTAGAAATAGTGTTTTTAAAAATACAAAATACTCCATTTATGTACAAAGTCAAAACCCAAGTAACACAATTTCTTTGCTAAAAAATAACATGATACTAAATTGTACTTTTGATAATAGTAAGTATTTCTTTAGGAATATATATTCCAATGTACAAAATTTAGAAATTATTAATTGTAATATTTCGAATATATCAGGAGCGGTTGCTACTTATGGTAATAACTCGACGTTATCTGGTTTGATTTTTGAAAACTCAAACTTCTGGAATAGTTGGGGGGTTCCCCAAGGTAGTGGTAATACCAAGCTTGACCCTAAGTATTTGGGTGAAAATGACTTGCGTTTAAGCCCAGAATCTCCCGAAGAAATTAGGGAGGGTGGATTAATAGTACCAGAAGTCAAATTTGATATCGAAAAGAAAGTTCGTAAAGGTGCTTACTCCATAGGGGCGTACCAATATGGCAATAATACTACAGGTTATATTGAAGTAAATGCAGGTGTTGATATTGAGATATGTGAAGGTAATTCAACAATTTTAACAGCAATAGGAGAAGGAACGGTATTGTGGAGTACAGGAGAGACCTCTAATAGCATTTCAGTGAGTCCTGAAGAGACAACATTATATACCGTTACCTTAACTAATGGAGATAATGTAGGAACAGATGATGTTATAGTAACGGTTAATGGAGCTGCCTCTGTAAGCTTAGAAGACGATAAAACAATATGTGAAGGTACAGATGTGACCTTAACGGCTATTGGTGAAGGTGATTTTTTATGGAGTACAGGTGAAACAACCGAGAGTATTACTGTAAGTCCTTCAGAGACCACAACCTATACGGTTACAGCATCTACTGCTTGTGATTCTATTGCGACAGATTCTATAGTGATAAATGTAAATGAGAAATTAAACCTAAATGCGGGTGAAGATATTGGTATTTGTGCGAGTAGCGAGGTGACATTAACTGCTCAAGGAAATGGTAGTTTATTATGGAGCACGGGAGAAACGACTCAAAGTATTAAGGTTTCACCATCGGAAACAACAACATATTCTGTTACGGCAACTTTAGGTGATTGTTCTGTTACTGATGAAGTGATTGTTTCAATTGTTGAAAATCCAGAAATATCACTTGGCGATGATAAAACGATATGCGAGGGAGATGAGGTTATATTATATGCCCAAGGAAGTGGAGTTGTTTTATGGAATACAGGTGAAACCACACAAAGTATTTCGGTAAGTCCACTAGTAACAACAGAATATTCAGTAGTATCAACAATTAATTGTGGTGATACTTCTGTTTCCGTATCTGACACTTTAGTGGTTAAGGTGAATGAAATCGTAAACTTAACCACGACAGAAGATATGCAAATTTGTAATGGCTCTAATATTGTTTTAACAGCAGAAAGTAATTCTGATGTTTTATGGAGTACAGGAGAAACTACTAGTAGTATAAATGTAAGTCCTTCAGAAACTCAAACCTATTCTGTAACTGCGGGTAATGGACTTTGTAGTAAAACAGAAGAAATTACAATAACAGTAACGGAATCGGCAAGTGTTTCTTTGGGCGAAGATATTACAATATGTTACGATGAGGAGGTAAGTTTAACCGCACATGGAAATGGCGATTTTCTATGGAGTACAGGAGAAACTTCAGCAACTATAAAAGTTAATCCTTTAGAAACAACAACCTATTCTGTTAGTGCGACCTCAGCTTGTGGGGATACAGTAATGGATGAAATAGTAGTTAACGTTAACAAAGAATTAATTGTAGATGCTGGTGAAAATAAATCAATTTGTGTTGGAGAAACAGTAACACTAACGGCAAATGGAAATGGAAATTATTTATGGAGTACGGGAGAAACGACAAAAAGTATAACGGTTAGTCCTACTAAACCTGATACTTATTGGGTAAGTAATTCAGAAGGAGATTGCTCTGTATCAGATGAAGTTTTTGTGGATGTACAGAAAGCTGCTTCGGTTAGTTTGGTTGAAGATTTTACTATTTGTAGTGGTGAAGTAGTAACTTTAATAGCTACAGGCCACGGAGATTATCTTTGGAGTACTGGAGCTACAACCTCAAGTATCTCTGTACAACCGATGGAAACAACGACGTATTCTATAAGTGCTAGCAGTAATGCTTGTACTGCGCATGCTGTAGATGAAATAACAATTTATGTAAATGAAAGTGTTATGGCTGATGCAGGTAATGATGTTAGTATTGAACCAGGTGATAGCTATACATTAACGGCAAGTGGAGGTAATTCCTATTTATGGAGTACTGGTGAAACTACAGCAAGTATTTTAGTACAACCTGAGGCTACAACAGTTTATTCAGTCGAAGTTGGTAATGGTACAAGTTGTAGTGGGACTGACGATGTAACTGTTACGGTTCAAAATATACCCTTAACCATTAATGAAGGAGAAGATATTATAATTTGTAAAGGAGATGAATTAATCTTAAATGCAAGAGGTAGTAGTAATTATTTATGGAATACTGGAGATGTAGGAACGGCAATTACTGTCAATCCTAATACGACAACAACGTATACGGTTTCAGCTCAAAAAAACGGAAATTTAGAGACTGTTGATGTTGTTGTTACTGTTGAGGATTGTTCATCCAAAAGATCTGTAGACTATAGTATTTATCCGAATCCAACAGATGGATTGGTTAATATTAATATTCCATCGCAAAAAGAAGGTGTGGAATTAATTGTTTCTGCAATTAATGGTAAAATCGTATTTAGAAGTGAAGTGAAATCAGATAAAAATGGAATTTTCACTCAAATTAATTTATCTCATTTATCTAACGGGATATATTTAATAAAAATGATTAGTGATAGTTTTAATCAAACGAAAAAAATTATCCTTTTATAA
- a CDS encoding glucosamine inositolphosphorylceramide transferase family protein translates to MKQPLLRIALCVMSKSIPFWVYKMIEIINEGNYAEIVLIIENNSKKENVKAVNNFIYRTYEKVENKLFKSNPSAFKSMKINSLLDCESISVNSTSQNQSDYFGKETLSVIDNFHLDVIINLGQNKLSEDIVQLTKYGVWFFSGGDGKNIQSNVPGVSEILNKSFITGITLNMNLCNSKFEQEEFVVTSTNYATHKFNISKNRNQLYFKLKTLIPRQLNLLFQDGYEKYFKGLEERNSVPNFYSKPYYEIPTTYETFKGIVRNYAKLLKNIVKSKFYFDQYILLYNFNNSNNFSNSFYKFKRILPPKDRFWADPFIHEINGKYFVFFEELIYTENKGKISVLELSKDGQVSEPKVVLEKPYHLSYPLLFEENKKLYMLPETSENRTIELYECLDFPYKWKLSKVLMENINATDATPFKYGNLYWLFTNVGEEMGASTHDELYLFYTEDLFNGTWQSHPQNPIVTDVQFSRPAGNLFVKNHKIYRPAQDCSKRYGYAMHIREITILDKKNYEEREVQAIYPEWSKDVSATHTLNHHKELTIIDAIVTRKK, encoded by the coding sequence ATGAAACAACCATTATTAAGAATAGCATTATGTGTAATGTCCAAAAGCATTCCTTTTTGGGTTTATAAGATGATCGAAATCATTAATGAAGGGAATTACGCTGAAATTGTTTTAATTATTGAGAATAATAGCAAAAAGGAGAATGTTAAAGCAGTAAATAACTTTATATATAGGACTTATGAAAAAGTAGAAAATAAATTGTTTAAAAGCAACCCAAGTGCTTTTAAAAGTATGAAAATTAATTCTCTTTTAGACTGTGAGTCTATAAGTGTTAATAGTACTTCTCAGAACCAAAGTGATTATTTTGGAAAAGAAACACTTTCGGTTATTGACAATTTTCATTTAGATGTTATAATCAACTTAGGCCAAAATAAATTATCTGAGGATATTGTACAATTAACAAAATATGGAGTGTGGTTTTTTTCAGGGGGTGATGGTAAAAATATTCAAAGTAATGTACCAGGTGTTTCTGAAATATTGAACAAATCTTTTATTACTGGAATTACCCTGAACATGAATTTATGTAATTCTAAATTTGAACAAGAGGAGTTTGTCGTAACATCTACTAATTATGCTACTCATAAATTCAATATTAGTAAGAATAGAAATCAATTATATTTCAAACTAAAAACTTTAATTCCCAGGCAATTAAATCTCTTATTCCAGGATGGTTACGAAAAGTACTTTAAGGGATTAGAAGAAAGAAATAGTGTACCTAATTTTTATTCAAAACCTTATTACGAAATACCAACTACCTATGAAACTTTTAAAGGAATTGTTAGGAATTATGCGAAACTTTTAAAAAATATTGTTAAATCAAAATTTTATTTTGACCAGTATATATTATTATATAATTTTAATAATTCTAATAATTTTTCAAATTCATTTTATAAATTTAAAAGAATATTACCACCAAAGGACCGGTTTTGGGCAGATCCTTTTATACATGAAATTAATGGAAAATATTTTGTGTTTTTTGAAGAGTTAATTTATACAGAAAATAAAGGGAAAATTTCAGTTCTTGAGTTATCTAAAGACGGGCAGGTTTCAGAACCAAAAGTTGTCTTAGAGAAACCTTATCATTTGTCTTATCCCTTACTTTTTGAAGAAAACAAAAAATTATATATGTTACCTGAAACCTCGGAAAATAGAACTATTGAATTGTATGAATGTTTAGATTTTCCCTATAAATGGAAGTTATCAAAAGTATTAATGGAAAACATTAATGCTACAGATGCTACGCCTTTTAAATATGGTAACTTATATTGGTTATTTACTAATGTTGGAGAAGAAATGGGGGCAAGTACTCATGACGAACTTTACCTTTTTTATACGGAAGATTTATTTAATGGAACATGGCAATCTCATCCACAAAATCCAATAGTAACGGATGTCCAATTTTCTAGACCTGCTGGCAATTTATTTGTGAAAAATCATAAAATTTACAGACCTGCACAAGATTGTTCTAAACGATATGGCTATGCTATGCATATTCGAGAAATTACTATTCTTGATAAAAAGAATTATGAAGAAAGGGAAGTCCAAGCAATTTATCCTGAATGGAGTAAAGATGTTTCTGCTACTCATACTTTAAATCATCACAAAGAACTTACAATTATAGATGCTATTGTGACAAGGAAAAAATAA